In the genome of Cellvibrio sp. KY-YJ-3, one region contains:
- a CDS encoding L-ribulose-5-phosphate 4-epimerase, with protein sequence MSYTELKREVFEANMELNRRNLVVYTWGNVSQIDRSKGVIAIKPSGVSYEVMTPEDIVIVDLENKIVEGKMRPSSDTKTHTHLYRHFETIGGVTHTHSTYATAWAQTQQAIPCYGTTHADYAYGEIPCTAVMTDAQIERDYEEETGVQITDCFKDRSPIEVPMVIVAGHAPFTWGKNGADAVYHAVILEEIARMAYLTKTLQQNTPPLKQGIVDKHYLRKHGKNAYYGQK encoded by the coding sequence ATGAGCTACACCGAATTAAAACGCGAAGTCTTTGAAGCCAACATGGAATTAAATCGCCGCAATCTAGTGGTGTATACCTGGGGCAATGTGTCGCAAATTGATCGCAGCAAAGGTGTAATTGCGATTAAACCCAGTGGCGTTTCTTACGAGGTGATGACCCCGGAAGACATAGTGATCGTGGATTTGGAAAATAAAATTGTGGAAGGCAAGATGCGCCCTTCTTCCGATACCAAAACCCACACCCATTTGTATCGCCATTTTGAAACCATTGGTGGAGTGACTCACACTCACTCGACTTACGCGACCGCGTGGGCACAAACCCAGCAGGCAATTCCCTGCTACGGAACCACCCATGCCGATTACGCTTACGGTGAAATTCCCTGCACGGCAGTGATGACCGATGCGCAAATTGAACGCGATTACGAAGAAGAAACCGGCGTACAAATTACTGATTGTTTTAAAGATCGCAGCCCGATTGAAGTACCCATGGTAATTGTGGCCGGTCACGCGCCATTCACTTGGGGAAAAAATGGCGCGGATGCCGTGTACCACGCGGTGATTCTGGAAGAAATTGCGCGCATGGCTTATTTGACCAAAACCTTGCAGCAAAACACACCGCCGCTAAAACAGGGCATTGTGGATAAACATTATTTACGCAAACACGGGAAAAATGCCTATTACGGGCAGAAGTAA
- the araA gene encoding L-arabinose isomerase, translating into MKIYGDKEVWLVTGSQDLYGPGVLKQVAENSKAIAAGLTESNNISIKIVAQDTVKSPKEILAVCQAANSNPNCVGLILWMHTFSPAKMWIAGLSALSKPYMHLHTQFNAELPFAEINMHFMNLNQSAHGDREFGHVSTRLRQERKVVVGHWATDSVQKQIDSWCRVAMGWYASQNLKVARFGDNMRQVAVTDGDKVAAQIKFGYEVHAYGLGDLQKVVDAVTDEQVAAQIEVYKKDYDVNPAIFDDEHQYQMLKNEARLELGMLKFLTDGEFGAFTNCFENLTGLTNLPGLATQRLMAAGFGYGGEGDWKTAAMVHICKVMSKGREGGSSFMEDYTYHFGAVDQVLGAHMLEVCPSIAAAKPKLEVHLHTIGCRNDIARLIFTGKAGPALCISLIDIGTRFRVIINEVDTVNPPQELPKLPVAKALWEPRPNLEISAAAWIQAGGAHHSAYTQGVTADEIVDYAEMAGIEAVVIGADTTVRNFKTELRHNAAYFHLKDGV; encoded by the coding sequence ATGAAAATTTACGGCGACAAAGAAGTCTGGTTGGTAACTGGCTCACAAGATTTGTACGGCCCCGGCGTATTAAAACAAGTCGCCGAGAACAGCAAAGCCATCGCAGCGGGATTGACTGAATCCAACAATATTTCCATCAAAATTGTTGCGCAAGACACGGTTAAATCGCCGAAAGAAATTTTGGCGGTATGCCAAGCGGCGAATAGCAATCCCAATTGTGTGGGTTTGATTTTGTGGATGCACACCTTCAGCCCCGCAAAAATGTGGATCGCCGGTTTGAGTGCATTGAGCAAGCCTTATATGCACTTGCACACCCAGTTCAACGCTGAGCTGCCGTTTGCTGAAATCAACATGCACTTTATGAACCTCAACCAATCTGCCCACGGTGACCGCGAATTTGGTCACGTGAGCACCCGTTTGCGTCAAGAGCGCAAAGTGGTTGTGGGTCACTGGGCAACGGATTCTGTGCAAAAACAAATCGACAGCTGGTGCCGCGTGGCTATGGGTTGGTACGCCAGCCAGAATTTGAAAGTCGCCCGCTTTGGCGACAACATGCGTCAAGTAGCCGTAACTGACGGTGATAAAGTTGCTGCGCAAATTAAATTTGGTTACGAAGTTCACGCCTACGGTTTGGGCGATTTGCAAAAAGTAGTAGACGCAGTAACCGACGAACAAGTTGCTGCACAAATTGAAGTGTACAAAAAAGATTACGATGTAAACCCCGCGATTTTTGATGATGAACATCAATACCAAATGCTGAAAAATGAAGCGCGTTTGGAGCTGGGCATGTTGAAGTTTTTAACCGACGGTGAATTCGGTGCATTTACTAACTGCTTCGAAAACCTGACCGGTTTAACTAACCTGCCAGGCTTGGCGACCCAGCGTTTAATGGCAGCCGGTTTTGGTTACGGCGGTGAAGGCGATTGGAAAACCGCTGCCATGGTGCACATCTGCAAAGTGATGTCTAAAGGCCGCGAAGGTGGTTCATCCTTTATGGAAGACTATACCTATCACTTTGGCGCCGTGGATCAAGTATTGGGCGCGCACATGTTGGAAGTGTGTCCATCCATCGCTGCTGCAAAACCAAAACTGGAAGTACATTTGCACACCATTGGTTGCCGCAATGATATCGCGCGTTTGATATTCACCGGCAAAGCAGGTCCTGCGCTGTGTATTTCTTTGATTGATATCGGCACTCGTTTCCGTGTAATCATCAACGAAGTGGATACCGTAAACCCACCACAAGAACTGCCGAAATTGCCAGTAGCTAAAGCCCTGTGGGAACCGCGCCCCAATCTGGAAATTTCCGCTGCTGCGTGGATTCAAGCCGGTGGTGCACACCACAGTGCTTACACCCAGGGTGTAACGGCTGATGAAATTGTTGATTACGCTGAAATGGCTGGCATCGAAGCGGTTGTGATTGGTGCAGATACCACTGTGCGCAATTTCAAAACCGAATTGCGCCACAACGCTGCTTACTTTCACCTGAAAGATGGTGTTTAA
- a CDS encoding ribulokinase: protein MTSYALGLDYGSDSVRALLVDALTGKEVASNVVYYPRWKKGLFCVPAKDQFRQHPLDYLESLQQVVQGLWDKAPAGAAAQVVGIGFDTTGSTPVAVDSEGVALALKPEFAENPNAMFVLWKDHTAVKEAQEITAAAGKARENYLKYEGGIYSSEWFWAKTLHVLREDAAVAKAAYLWVEHCDWMSAVLTGTTHPSKLRMGRCATGHKLMWHESWGGYPPNDFFVGIDPLLDGLRDKLPAETFTSDQTCGQIIGEWAERLGLPVGTPVSFSAFDCHMGAVAANVKPGVLTKIMGTSTCDITVATYDDIGDKCIAGICGQVDGSVTPGLVGLEAGQSAFGDLYAWFRNLVNWPVANLLQDSVLLDDATKQKLAQEIEDNTLVALSKAASQLAIGESGITALDWVNGRRTPDADQTVAMAIAGLKMGSSAPHIFRALVEATAYGARAIIERFKQEGVAINSVVAIGGISKKSDFVMQTCADVWNCPIEVLESEQSCALGAAIFAAVVGGVYPTVEAAQKVMASTVCKTYQPNAQAAAAYEALYQQYLTLAAFENNGGVGGKA, encoded by the coding sequence ATGACGTCCTACGCCTTGGGGCTGGATTACGGTTCTGATTCGGTTAGAGCCCTGTTGGTAGATGCCCTGACCGGCAAAGAAGTAGCAAGCAACGTGGTCTATTACCCGCGTTGGAAAAAAGGCTTGTTCTGCGTACCCGCTAAAGACCAATTCCGCCAGCACCCGCTCGACTATCTGGAAAGCCTGCAGCAGGTAGTGCAAGGCCTATGGGACAAAGCGCCAGCCGGTGCGGCTGCGCAAGTTGTTGGTATAGGTTTCGATACCACGGGCTCAACCCCCGTCGCGGTGGATAGCGAAGGCGTTGCCCTCGCGCTTAAACCCGAATTTGCCGAAAACCCCAATGCGATGTTTGTGCTCTGGAAAGATCACACCGCCGTGAAAGAGGCACAGGAAATTACTGCTGCTGCCGGTAAGGCAAGAGAAAACTATTTGAAATACGAAGGTGGTATTTATTCCTCCGAGTGGTTCTGGGCCAAAACCCTGCATGTACTGCGGGAAGACGCCGCCGTCGCCAAAGCTGCCTACCTCTGGGTAGAACATTGCGATTGGATGTCAGCCGTGCTGACTGGCACCACTCACCCGAGCAAATTACGTATGGGTCGCTGCGCGACGGGCCACAAATTGATGTGGCACGAAAGCTGGGGCGGTTATCCACCCAACGATTTTTTTGTGGGTATAGACCCACTGCTGGACGGCCTGCGCGACAAACTGCCCGCGGAAACGTTTACCTCTGATCAAACCTGCGGCCAAATAATTGGTGAGTGGGCTGAACGCTTGGGTCTGCCGGTTGGCACTCCTGTGAGCTTCAGCGCGTTCGATTGCCACATGGGCGCGGTTGCCGCCAATGTAAAACCGGGCGTGCTCACCAAAATTATGGGCACTTCCACTTGCGATATTACCGTCGCCACCTACGACGACATTGGCGATAAATGTATCGCCGGTATCTGCGGTCAGGTTGATGGTTCAGTCACACCGGGCTTGGTGGGCTTGGAAGCAGGGCAGTCAGCCTTTGGCGATTTGTATGCCTGGTTCCGCAATTTGGTGAACTGGCCGGTAGCCAACCTGTTGCAAGATTCAGTGTTGCTGGATGACGCAACCAAACAAAAACTCGCACAAGAAATTGAAGACAACACTTTGGTTGCGCTGAGTAAAGCCGCAAGCCAATTAGCAATCGGTGAATCTGGCATTACCGCACTCGATTGGGTGAATGGTCGCCGCACGCCCGATGCGGATCAAACCGTGGCCATGGCCATTGCCGGTTTAAAAATGGGTAGCAGTGCGCCGCATATTTTCCGCGCCTTGGTTGAAGCTACCGCTTACGGTGCACGTGCAATTATCGAACGCTTTAAACAAGAAGGTGTGGCGATTAATTCCGTGGTGGCAATTGGTGGCATCTCTAAAAAATCTGATTTTGTCATGCAAACCTGCGCTGATGTATGGAACTGCCCGATTGAAGTATTAGAGAGCGAACAAAGTTGTGCTTTAGGCGCAGCGATCTTTGCCGCTGTAGTAGGCGGTGTTTATCCAACCGTAGAAGCCGCGCAAAAAGTGATGGCGTCTACTGTGTGCAAAACCTATCAGCCCAACGCACAAGCTGCCGCTGCTTATGAAGCTTTGTATCAACAATATTTAACGCTGGCTGCTTTTGAGAACAATGGCGGTGTGGGAGGTAAAGCTTAA
- a CDS encoding glycoside hydrolase family 43 protein encodes MRSFIKPLVVAVASCCAAFTQAANPIFTDVFTADPAAMVHDGKVYLYTGHDEAKDNTKFFEMHDWLVYSSDDMVNWEAHGPLLKVKDFKWAKGDAWASQIIERDGKFYWYITARHNDTKPGFAIGVAVGDSPLGPFKDARGKALITNDMTTATKNDWDDIDPSVWIDDDGQAYLFWGNTKAYYAKLKKNMIELDGPIMEIKGLPEFTEAIWIHKHQDNFYLSYAMGFPEKIGYAMSKNINGPWEYKGILNEVAGNTPTNHQAIITFNDKHYFIYHTGAGRPDGGQFRRSVSIDELFYNPDGTIKRIVMTSEGVSANKAVKNSKK; translated from the coding sequence ATGCGTTCATTCATCAAACCCTTGGTCGTGGCAGTGGCATCTTGCTGTGCGGCATTCACACAAGCAGCCAACCCCATTTTTACCGATGTGTTTACCGCTGACCCGGCGGCGATGGTGCATGACGGCAAGGTCTACCTTTACACCGGTCACGATGAAGCCAAAGACAATACCAAGTTTTTTGAGATGCACGACTGGCTGGTTTATTCCTCGGATGACATGGTCAATTGGGAAGCCCACGGCCCCCTGTTAAAGGTGAAAGATTTCAAATGGGCCAAGGGCGATGCCTGGGCCAGCCAAATTATTGAGCGCGACGGCAAGTTCTACTGGTATATCACTGCGCGCCACAACGACACCAAACCCGGTTTTGCCATAGGTGTGGCGGTGGGTGATAGCCCACTTGGCCCCTTTAAGGATGCGCGCGGTAAGGCGTTGATTACTAACGACATGACCACCGCCACCAAAAATGACTGGGATGATATTGACCCCTCGGTTTGGATTGACGACGACGGCCAGGCCTATTTGTTCTGGGGTAATACCAAGGCCTACTACGCCAAACTCAAGAAAAACATGATTGAGCTGGACGGCCCGATTATGGAGATCAAGGGGCTGCCTGAATTCACCGAGGCGATCTGGATTCACAAGCATCAGGACAACTTCTATTTGTCCTATGCTATGGGCTTCCCCGAGAAAATCGGCTACGCCATGAGCAAGAACATTAATGGCCCTTGGGAGTACAAGGGCATCCTCAATGAAGTGGCGGGTAATACCCCCACCAATCATCAGGCAATCATTACCTTTAACGACAAGCACTACTTTATTTACCACACTGGCGCCGGTCGCCCGGATGGTGGTCAATTCCGCCGTTCAGTAAGCATTGATGAACTGTTTTATAACCCGGATGGCACCATCAAACGTATTGTCATGACTAGTGAGGGTGTTAGCGCTAACAAAGCGGTTAAAAACAGCAAAAAATAA